A single window of Periophthalmus magnuspinnatus isolate fPerMag1 chromosome 22, fPerMag1.2.pri, whole genome shotgun sequence DNA harbors:
- the akt1 gene encoding RAC-alpha serine/threonine-protein kinase isoform X2, which yields MTNVVIVKEGWLHKRGEYIKTWRPRYFLLKSDGTFIGYKERPQDVDQLETPLNNFSVAQCQLMKTERPKPNTFIIRCLQWTTVIERTFHVETPEERQERPKAIQAVAEGLQKQEEEMMDSSPDPMDMEVYLTKPRHKVTMHDFEYLKLLGKGTFGKVILVKEKATGRYYAMKILKKEVIVAKDEVAHTLTENRVLQNSKHPFLTGLKYSFQTHDRLCFVMEYANGGELFFHLSRDRVFSEERARFYGAEIVSALDYLHSERNVVYRDLKLENLMLDKDGHIKITDFGLCKEGIKDGATMKTFCGTPEYLAPEVLEDNDYGRAVDWWGLGVVMYEMMCGRLPFYNQDHEKLFELILMEDIRFPRTLGPEARSLLSGLLKKDPMQRLGGGPEDAKEIMQHKFFAGIEWQDVYEKKLVPPFKPQVTSETDTRYFDEEFTAQTITITPPGQDDCMESFDSERRPHFPHFSYSASGTA from the exons ATGACCAATGTGGTGATCGTCAAGGAGGGGTGGCTTCATAAAAGAG GGGAATATATCAAGACCTGGAGGCCGAGGTATTTTCTCCTCAAGAGCGATGGTACGTTCATTGGCTACAAAGAGAGACCACAAGATGTTGACCAGCTGGAAACCCCCTTAAATAACTTCTCTGTAGCAC AATGCCAGCTGATGAAGACAGAACGGCCCAAGCCCAACACATTTATCATCCGCTGCCTGCAGTGGACCACTGTCATCGAGCGTACCTTCCATGTGGAGACCCCTGAGGAGAGGCAAGAAAGACC TAAAGCCATCCAGGCAGTGGCTGAGGGCCTGCAGaagcaagaggaggagatgatggACTCCTCTCCAGACCCCATGGACATGGAGGTCTACTTGACCAAACCCAGACACAAAGTG ACTATGCATGACTTTGAATACCTCAAACTCCTGGGAAAAGGCACTTTTGGCAAAGTTATCTTAGTAAAGGAGAAGGCCACAGGACGCTACTACGCTATGAAGATCCTGAAAAAGGAGGTGATCGTAGCTAAA GATGAAGTGGCACATACACTCACTGAAAACAGAGTCCTCCAGAATTCAAAGCATCCGTTCTTGACA GGCTTGAAATACTCATTTCAGACACATGATCGATTGTGCTTTGTGATGGAGTATGCAAATGGTGGAGAG CTTTTCTTTCATCTGTCAAGAGACCGAGTATTCTCAGAGGAGCGAGCACGGTTCTATGGTGCAGAAATAGTGTCAGCATTGGACTACCTGCATTCAGAGAGGAACGTAGTCTATCGAGATCTAAAG CTGGAAAACCTTATGCTGGACAAAGATGGACACATAAAGATCACAGATTTTGGCTTATGTAAGGAGGGCATCAAAGATGGCGCCACCATGAAAACTTTTTGTGGGACACCAGAATACCTAGCACCTGAG GTGTTAGAAGACAACGATTATGGCCGGGCTGTCGACTGGTGGGGTCTGGGAGTTGTAATGTATGAGATGATGTGTGGAAGACTGCCTTTCTACAACCAAGATCACGAGAAACTGTTTGAGCTTATTCTCATGGAGGACATCCGCTTCCCTCGAACTCTGGGCCCGGAGGCacgttctctcctctctggcctTCTCAAGAAAGACCCCATGCAGAG GTTAGGTGGGGGACCTGAAGATGCTAAGGAAATTATGCAACATAAATTCTTTGCTGGAATTGAATGGCAAGATGTATATGAAAAAAAG CTGGTCCCACCATTTAAGCCCCAAGTTACCTCGGAGACAGACACGCGATATTTTGACGAGGAGTTTACGGCGCAGACCATCACAATTACCCCACCAGGGCAAG ATGACTGTATGGAATCCTTTGACAGCGAGCGAAGACCACATTTCCCACATTTCTCCTACTCCGCCAGTGGGACGGCCTAA
- the zbtb42 gene encoding zinc finger and BTB domain-containing protein 18.2 — translation MEFPDHSRQLLQCLSQQRHQGFLCDCTVLVGEARFKAHRAVLASCSMYFHLFYRDELDKRDVVHLNSDIVTAPAFSLLLEFMYEGKLEFSTLPVEDVLAAASYLHMYDIVKVCKGKLKDKELLCLEEKMGEGLGLSCLDRENSSDSELHSKQLVQRQIHALSQGALRAPVAQDFDMDNGEVKLPVTDCDRSTQGKQKANGHSGRSPDLVGVNYVSAEAEPCHPTAGKTKADVSSSTVSLSQRSRASNDMDCALDLSLKPLSSKDPLHPSYVSGQLALDSQQQGTEPLVKDEHDLLSEQEDSEPMSPESQRFGNSARSSVVTGFAALFPGNNGSTAVLLSQEEDLMDDEGEACRGRGAPGCELEERRGRLLGDSEEEEEDDLASSDISTSSGVLLPPGQQVCVCPLCSKVFPSPHVLQLHLSSHFREKDGPRSKLSPDGSVPTCMQCNKTFSCMYTLKRHERTHSGEKPYTCGQCGKSFQYSHNLSRHAVVHTREKPHACKWCERRFTQSGDLYRHIRKFHCGLVKTLAIG, via the coding sequence ATGGAGTTCCCGGACCATAGCCGCCAGTTGCTGCAATGTCTGAGTCAGCAGCGTCACCAAGGTTTCCTCTGTGACTGCACTGTTCTTGTTGGAGAGGCTCGATTCAAAGCACACAGGGCAGTGCTGGCCTCCTGCAGCATGTACTTCCATCTCTTCTACAGGGACGAGCTAGACAAAAGGGACGTTGTGCATCTCAACAGTGACATTGTGACAGCTCCAGCTTTCAGTCTGCTCCTTGAATTTATGTATGAGGGAAAGTTGGAGTTCAGCACTCTGCCTGTGGAGGATGTGCTAGCAGCGGCGAGTTACCTCCACATGTACGACATTGTTAAAGTGTGTAAAGGCAAGCTCAAAGATAAGGAGCTGTTGTGCCTGGAGGAGAAAATGGGCGAGGGCCTGGGTCTGAGCTGTCTGGACAGAGAGAACTCCTCAGACAGTGAGCTGCACAGTAAGCAGCTCGTGCAGCGACAGATACATGCTCTGTCTCAGGGGGCTCTGAGGGCACCCGTAGCACAAGACTTTGACATGGACAACGGCGAAGTCAAGCTGCCTGTCACTGACTGTGACAGGTCTACACAGGGCAAACAGAAGGCAAATGGTCACTCTGGCAGGTCCCCGGATCTTGTAGGTGTCAATTATGTGTCAGCAGAGGCCGAGCCCTGCCACCCAACAGCTGGAAAAACAAAAGCTGATGTCAGTAGTTCCACCGTATCGTTGTCCCAGAGGTCCCGGGCTTCAAATGACATGGACTGTGCACTGGATTTGTCTCTCAAGCCTCTGTCTAGCAAAGATCCCTTACACCCCTCCTACGTCTCGGGACAGCTGGCCCTCGACAGCCAGCAGCAGGGCACTGAGCCACTTGTTAAAGACGAACACGACTTGCTGTCAGAGCAGGAGGACAGTGAGCCCATGAGCCCTGAGAGCCAGCGCTTTGGGAATAGTGCCAGGAGCTCGGTGGTGACAGGGTTCGCTGCCCTCTTCCCAGGCAACAACGGCTCCACGGCCGTCCTGCTCTCCCAGGAGGAGGACCTGATGGATGACGAGGGGGAGGCGTGCAGGGGGAGAGGGGCCCCGGGCTGCgagctggaggagaggaggggccgACTGCTGGGGGacagtgaggaggaagaggaggatgaccTGGCCTCTTCTGACATCTCTACTTCCAGTGGGGTGCTTCTGCCCCCCGGccaacaggtgtgtgtgtgtcccctgTGCAGCAAAGTGTTCCCCAGCCCCCATGTGCTGCAACTGCACCTCAGCTCTCACTTCCGCGAGAAGGACGGGCCTCGCTCCAAGCTCTCCCCTGACGGCTCTGTCCCCACCTGCATGCAGTGTAACAAGACCTTCTCCTGCATGTACACGCTCAAGCGGCATGAGCGCACCCACTCTGGCGAGAAGCCCTACACCTGCGGCCAGTGTGGGAAGAGCTTCCAGTACTCCCATAACTTAAGTCGGCACGCGGTGGTACACACGCGCGAGAAGCCCCACGCCTGCAAATGGTGCGAGCGTCGCTTCACACAGTCCGGAGACTTGTACCGCCACATCAGGAAGTTTCATTGTGGCCTTGTTAAAACTCTTGCCATTGGATAA
- the siva1 gene encoding apoptosis regulatory protein Siva: MPKRAYPFTESFSSQYKIHVGQNELCQNGVFGNKYRQEIYEKTKNLLFNGAKAVMGRIWTGEDKCSISVADENTASSQFLLKGQTLIGQDGKLTRGTRAKGPSSSGVTNCCVCLKSQGTVTPCSQCDRAVCSSCTRQCSCCNGSCCSVCTTIDYSGRYDEIICCGCST; encoded by the exons ATGCCGAAAAGAGCTTATCCATTTACCGAGAGCTTTTCTTCACAGTATAAAATTCACGTCGGGCAAAATGAGCTCTGTCAAAACGGAGTCTTTGGAAACAAATACAGACAGGAAATCTACG AGAAAACGAAGAACCTGCTTTTTAACGGGGCCAAGGCGGTGATGGGCAGAATATGGACTGGAGAAGATAAGTGCTCAATCTCTGTAGCCGATGAGAACACTGCCAGCAGCCAGTTCCTGCTGAAGGGACAGACTCTCATTGGACAAGACGGGAAGCTCACGAGGGGAACAAGGGCAAAAG GTCCATCATCTAGTGGAGTGACAAactgctgtgtgtgtttgaagaGCCAGGGCACAGTGACGCCATGCTCCCAGTGTGACCGTgcagtctgctcctcctgcaccAGGCAGTGCTCCTGTTGTAACGGCTCCTGCTGCTCTGTTTGCACAACTATaga TTACAGTGGCCGATATGATGAAATCATATGCTGTGGCTGTTCGACGTGA
- the akt1 gene encoding RAC-alpha serine/threonine-protein kinase isoform X1: protein MTNVVIVKEGWLHKRGEYIKTWRPRYFLLKSDGTFIGYKERPQDVDQLETPLNNFSVAQCQLMKTERPKPNTFIIRCLQWTTVIERTFHVETPEEREEWTKAIQAVAEGLQKQEEEMMDSSPDPMDMEVYLTKPRHKVTMHDFEYLKLLGKGTFGKVILVKEKATGRYYAMKILKKEVIVAKDEVAHTLTENRVLQNSKHPFLTGLKYSFQTHDRLCFVMEYANGGELFFHLSRDRVFSEERARFYGAEIVSALDYLHSERNVVYRDLKLENLMLDKDGHIKITDFGLCKEGIKDGATMKTFCGTPEYLAPEVLEDNDYGRAVDWWGLGVVMYEMMCGRLPFYNQDHEKLFELILMEDIRFPRTLGPEARSLLSGLLKKDPMQRLGGGPEDAKEIMQHKFFAGIEWQDVYEKKLVPPFKPQVTSETDTRYFDEEFTAQTITITPPGQDDCMESFDSERRPHFPHFSYSASGTA from the exons ATGACCAATGTGGTGATCGTCAAGGAGGGGTGGCTTCATAAAAGAG GGGAATATATCAAGACCTGGAGGCCGAGGTATTTTCTCCTCAAGAGCGATGGTACGTTCATTGGCTACAAAGAGAGACCACAAGATGTTGACCAGCTGGAAACCCCCTTAAATAACTTCTCTGTAGCAC AATGCCAGCTGATGAAGACAGAACGGCCCAAGCCCAACACATTTATCATCCGCTGCCTGCAGTGGACCACTGTCATCGAGCGTACCTTCCATGTGGAGACCCCTGAGGAGAG GGAAGAATGGACTAAAGCCATCCAGGCAGTGGCTGAGGGCCTGCAGaagcaagaggaggagatgatggACTCCTCTCCAGACCCCATGGACATGGAGGTCTACTTGACCAAACCCAGACACAAAGTG ACTATGCATGACTTTGAATACCTCAAACTCCTGGGAAAAGGCACTTTTGGCAAAGTTATCTTAGTAAAGGAGAAGGCCACAGGACGCTACTACGCTATGAAGATCCTGAAAAAGGAGGTGATCGTAGCTAAA GATGAAGTGGCACATACACTCACTGAAAACAGAGTCCTCCAGAATTCAAAGCATCCGTTCTTGACA GGCTTGAAATACTCATTTCAGACACATGATCGATTGTGCTTTGTGATGGAGTATGCAAATGGTGGAGAG CTTTTCTTTCATCTGTCAAGAGACCGAGTATTCTCAGAGGAGCGAGCACGGTTCTATGGTGCAGAAATAGTGTCAGCATTGGACTACCTGCATTCAGAGAGGAACGTAGTCTATCGAGATCTAAAG CTGGAAAACCTTATGCTGGACAAAGATGGACACATAAAGATCACAGATTTTGGCTTATGTAAGGAGGGCATCAAAGATGGCGCCACCATGAAAACTTTTTGTGGGACACCAGAATACCTAGCACCTGAG GTGTTAGAAGACAACGATTATGGCCGGGCTGTCGACTGGTGGGGTCTGGGAGTTGTAATGTATGAGATGATGTGTGGAAGACTGCCTTTCTACAACCAAGATCACGAGAAACTGTTTGAGCTTATTCTCATGGAGGACATCCGCTTCCCTCGAACTCTGGGCCCGGAGGCacgttctctcctctctggcctTCTCAAGAAAGACCCCATGCAGAG GTTAGGTGGGGGACCTGAAGATGCTAAGGAAATTATGCAACATAAATTCTTTGCTGGAATTGAATGGCAAGATGTATATGAAAAAAAG CTGGTCCCACCATTTAAGCCCCAAGTTACCTCGGAGACAGACACGCGATATTTTGACGAGGAGTTTACGGCGCAGACCATCACAATTACCCCACCAGGGCAAG ATGACTGTATGGAATCCTTTGACAGCGAGCGAAGACCACATTTCCCACATTTCTCCTACTCCGCCAGTGGGACGGCCTAA